A stretch of the Sphingosinithalassobacter tenebrarum genome encodes the following:
- a CDS encoding TauD/TfdA dioxygenase family protein has translation MTVTTRTRLKAEPIKEKIGSRISNTKEELLSGDLTDEINELLEARGVLVFKKIGFTDEEQIQFTNLLGGNATEIGVKGGAVFSISLDEKENDKSTIEYLKGSLFWHIDGSMNPVPIRGSVLSSKVLPTWGGNTEFANCYAAYDDLPEEKKAEIDDLRVKHSMWVSQLYHCPEPTLAQLEDWQEKGSAELPLVWHHKSGHKSLVLGNTAHKVLGKSDEESARILHGLREHATSEPYTYAHEWEVGDAVMWDNTGTLHRARPYDPDCGRLLRRTILLGDEPFS, from the coding sequence ATGACCGTCACCACGCGGACCCGCCTGAAGGCCGAGCCGATCAAGGAAAAGATCGGCAGCCGCATATCGAATACCAAGGAAGAATTGCTCTCGGGCGATCTGACCGACGAAATCAACGAACTGCTCGAAGCGCGCGGCGTACTGGTTTTCAAGAAGATCGGTTTCACCGACGAGGAACAGATCCAGTTCACCAATCTGCTCGGCGGCAACGCCACCGAGATCGGCGTCAAGGGCGGCGCGGTCTTTTCCATCTCGCTCGACGAGAAGGAAAACGACAAGAGCACGATCGAATATCTCAAGGGCTCGCTGTTCTGGCATATCGACGGTTCGATGAACCCGGTGCCGATCCGCGGATCGGTGCTGTCGTCGAAAGTGCTGCCCACCTGGGGCGGCAACACCGAATTCGCCAATTGCTACGCCGCGTACGACGATCTGCCCGAGGAGAAGAAGGCCGAGATCGACGATCTGCGCGTCAAGCACAGCATGTGGGTCTCACAGCTCTATCACTGCCCCGAACCGACGCTCGCGCAGCTTGAGGACTGGCAAGAAAAGGGTTCGGCCGAACTACCGCTCGTCTGGCACCATAAATCGGGCCACAAGTCGCTCGTTCTGGGCAACACCGCGCACAAGGTTCTGGGCAAGAGCGACGAGGAAAGCGCGCGCATCCTGCACGGCCTGCGGGAACACGCGACCAGCGAACCCTACACTTACGCCCATGAGTGGGAAGTCGGCGACGCGGTGATGTGGGACAATACCGGCACGCTGCACCGCGCCCGCCCCTACGATCCCGATTGCGGGCGTCTTCTCCGCCGTACGATCCTGCTGGGCGACGAGCCCTTTTCCTGA
- a CDS encoding DUF2793 domain-containing protein yields the protein MSHNEALMRIDIVCQAMVTAAGIDAPPAAPGVGECWVVGTEPTGDWAEHPGAIACWTEGGWRFVAPREGMTAWVTENPGTARFRGGAWETGTVHGRLLVGGVQTVGARQPAIADPSGGATIDTEARTVVAQLLSALREHGLIEPD from the coding sequence ATGTCTCATAATGAAGCGCTGATGCGGATCGACATCGTTTGCCAGGCGATGGTGACGGCGGCGGGGATCGATGCTCCGCCGGCCGCGCCCGGCGTCGGCGAATGCTGGGTCGTCGGAACCGAGCCCACGGGCGATTGGGCGGAGCATCCCGGCGCGATTGCCTGCTGGACCGAAGGCGGCTGGCGCTTCGTCGCGCCGCGAGAGGGAATGACGGCCTGGGTGACGGAAAATCCCGGGACTGCGCGGTTTCGCGGTGGCGCGTGGGAAACCGGCACGGTTCACGGGCGTCTCCTGGTCGGCGGTGTGCAGACGGTCGGCGCGCGGCAGCCGGCGATCGCGGATCCTTCCGGGGGGGCAACGATTGACACCGAAGCGCGCACGGTCGTGGCGCAGCTGCTTTCCGCATTGCGCGAACACGGTCTGATCGAGCCCGATTAA
- a CDS encoding aromatic ring-hydroxylating oxygenase subunit alpha yields the protein MNGPVGKAVSDDLSEAVTYPVDAFISREYAQAEPERLWSKVWQQAGRVEELKQVGDYITYNICHDSILIVRDTPETLRAFHNVCPHRGRRLVGNNTGGGPKTVAQDTGAHSAKGNRLRFSCNYHAWTFDLDGSAEHIPDAEDWGGMLDHVCTSLTPVQVDTWGGWIWINMDMEAGPLREWLEPAASLLDPFQFEAMRYRFRQWGIFDCNWKVALEAFLEAYHVQGTHPQLMKYGDFYSFSRVIGMHSQTGFDSKEKREASAAATSVHRAAGEDDPRYTIAKMQAEFWETIGGSTTETLVKAAQRLPEELPEGTPAAEVHRHWLESARRDDAARGVDWPEISDREMAAAGLAVALFPNMNLIPGPTFSLYYRVRPYGTDPDKCIFEAVALDRFPEGEEPETEWTYAEQDLSQWPHVIAQDISNMVEVQRGYKSQGFKGNLPNPWQERKVTNLHRNLARYMDAGAPTPIPGPSDATEHSRLSEIKEGAQNAEHS from the coding sequence ATGAACGGCCCCGTCGGCAAGGCGGTCTCGGACGATTTGTCCGAGGCCGTCACCTACCCGGTCGATGCGTTCATCAGCCGCGAATATGCGCAGGCCGAGCCCGAACGGCTCTGGTCGAAAGTGTGGCAGCAGGCCGGGCGGGTCGAGGAGCTCAAACAGGTCGGCGACTATATCACCTATAATATCTGCCACGATTCGATCCTGATCGTGCGCGATACGCCGGAGACCCTGCGCGCCTTCCACAATGTCTGTCCGCATCGCGGGCGGCGGCTCGTCGGCAATAACACCGGCGGCGGGCCGAAGACGGTGGCGCAGGATACCGGCGCGCACAGCGCGAAGGGCAATCGCCTGCGCTTCAGCTGCAACTATCACGCCTGGACCTTCGATCTGGACGGCAGCGCCGAACATATCCCCGATGCCGAGGATTGGGGCGGCATGCTCGACCATGTCTGCACCAGCCTGACGCCGGTGCAGGTCGATACCTGGGGCGGCTGGATCTGGATCAACATGGATATGGAGGCGGGGCCGCTGCGCGAATGGCTCGAGCCTGCCGCCAGCCTGCTCGATCCGTTCCAGTTCGAGGCGATGCGCTATCGCTTCCGCCAATGGGGCATTTTCGACTGCAACTGGAAAGTCGCGCTCGAGGCCTTTCTCGAAGCCTATCATGTCCAGGGGACGCATCCCCAGCTGATGAAATATGGCGACTTCTATTCGTTCAGCCGCGTCATCGGGATGCACAGCCAGACCGGGTTCGACAGCAAGGAAAAGCGCGAGGCTTCGGCTGCCGCGACCAGCGTCCATCGTGCCGCGGGCGAGGACGATCCGCGCTACACCATCGCGAAGATGCAGGCCGAATTCTGGGAAACCATCGGCGGCAGCACCACCGAAACGCTGGTGAAGGCGGCACAGCGGCTGCCGGAGGAACTGCCCGAAGGCACGCCCGCCGCCGAGGTGCATCGCCACTGGCTCGAATCCGCCCGCCGCGACGATGCCGCGCGCGGCGTCGACTGGCCTGAAATCAGCGACAGGGAAATGGCGGCGGCCGGACTCGCGGTCGCGCTCTTCCCGAACATGAACCTGATCCCCGGGCCGACCTTCTCGCTATATTATCGCGTCCGCCCGTACGGTACCGATCCTGACAAATGCATCTTCGAAGCCGTCGCGCTCGATCGCTTTCCCGAAGGGGAAGAACCCGAGACCGAATGGACCTATGCCGAACAAGATCTGTCGCAATGGCCGCACGTCATCGCGCAGGACATTTCGAACATGGTCGAAGTGCAGCGCGGCTATAAGTCGCAGGGGTTCAAGGGCAACTTGCCCAATCCCTGGCAGGAACGGAAAGTCACCAATCTCCACCGCAATCTCGCCCGTTATATGGACGCCGGGGCGCCGACGCCGATCCCGGGACCAAGTGACGCTACGGAACACTCCCGATTGAGCGAAATCAAAGAGGGTGCGCAAAATGCTGAGCATAGTTAG
- a CDS encoding aromatic ring-hydroxylating oxygenase subunit alpha — MADYDAKEALAAVNPFAVRDPAMVPASRYYDPAFYALENEHLWPHVWQMACRLEQIPNVGDWVEYTNVGKSVIVVRTKSGVKAYHNHCRHRGVPLTEGGHGNCKTKGFICPFHGWRWNMDGENTFVYGRQLFEEDKLDPAELALREVRVETWGGCAFINHDKDAPSFRESMGDVLPALEARGMDKLRVEWWFATELPANWKIAMEAFMEGYHVMKTHPQLQHAQPSLYNARYGNDTGGLGPLINPNLDTKGNIAEAIETMELLNEGMSGLVHAKEVAIAKQFADVDLPEDPQQGVMAWYGMVMTAITEQLRAKGEDVPDVAKVMVEHPVEAVTYLFPNYFLLTYFTSMASYRIRPTGPETCRFEIWSLTQYPEGEEPEVPQEPTVLPYDSQDFPMIPRQDYSNIPLQQKGLHSTGFDFMRLAKSVEGLISNYQRLIDGYIAGAEPEKLAAATRKLGGNFDGKIFDLDL, encoded by the coding sequence ATGGCTGATTACGACGCAAAGGAAGCGCTGGCCGCCGTCAACCCGTTCGCGGTTCGCGATCCCGCGATGGTGCCCGCTTCGCGCTATTACGATCCCGCCTTCTACGCGCTCGAGAACGAGCATCTCTGGCCGCATGTCTGGCAAATGGCGTGCCGGCTCGAGCAGATCCCCAATGTCGGCGACTGGGTGGAATATACCAATGTCGGCAAATCGGTGATCGTCGTCCGCACCAAGAGCGGTGTGAAGGCCTATCACAATCATTGCCGCCATCGCGGCGTGCCGCTGACCGAAGGCGGTCACGGCAATTGCAAGACCAAGGGCTTTATCTGCCCGTTCCACGGCTGGCGCTGGAACATGGATGGCGAAAACACCTTCGTCTATGGTCGCCAGCTGTTCGAGGAGGACAAGCTCGACCCCGCCGAACTCGCGCTGCGCGAAGTGCGCGTCGAAACCTGGGGCGGCTGCGCCTTCATCAATCACGACAAGGATGCGCCTTCGTTCCGCGAGAGCATGGGCGATGTTCTGCCCGCGCTCGAAGCGCGCGGCATGGACAAGCTGCGCGTCGAATGGTGGTTCGCTACCGAGCTGCCCGCCAACTGGAAGATCGCGATGGAAGCCTTCATGGAAGGCTATCACGTGATGAAGACGCACCCGCAGCTCCAGCACGCCCAGCCGAGCCTGTATAATGCGCGCTACGGCAACGATACCGGCGGGCTGGGTCCGCTGATCAATCCCAATCTCGATACCAAAGGCAATATCGCCGAGGCCATCGAGACGATGGAATTGCTCAACGAAGGCATGTCGGGCCTGGTCCACGCCAAGGAAGTGGCGATCGCCAAGCAGTTCGCCGATGTCGATCTGCCCGAGGACCCCCAGCAGGGCGTGATGGCCTGGTACGGCATGGTAATGACCGCCATCACCGAGCAGCTTCGCGCCAAGGGCGAGGATGTTCCCGATGTCGCCAAGGTGATGGTCGAGCATCCGGTGGAAGCGGTGACCTACCTCTTCCCCAATTATTTCCTGCTCACCTATTTCACCTCGATGGCGTCGTATCGCATCCGCCCGACCGGGCCGGAGACGTGCCGCTTCGAAATCTGGTCGCTGACGCAATATCCCGAAGGCGAGGAGCCCGAGGTTCCGCAGGAGCCGACCGTGCTGCCCTATGACAGCCAGGATTTCCCGATGATCCCGCGTCAGGATTATTCGAACATCCCGCTGCAGCAGAAAGGCCTGCACTCGACCGGCTTCGATTTCATGCGGCTGGCCAAGAGCGTCGAGGGGCTGATCTCCAACTATCAGCGCCTGATCGACGGATACATCGCCGGCGCCGAGCCGGAGAAGCTCGCCGCCGCCACCCGCAAGCTGGGTGGCAATTTCGACGGCAAGATATTCGATCTCGACCTTTAA
- a CDS encoding sterol desaturase family protein: protein MNGFSFDAIAADYHWQLSLITLVSIFVVNFIAKKIAVALVPTLREARAANHEAYATKMQKASYAANQKWNRKWGVVFFAVIFGLIIPFCVTVEAQPWWRYLVDMFVILMVYDFFYYLAHRFLFHDEGFFGGPLLWVHAVHHRQHNPCRGDSSFIHPIEVALGLSLYVGTVFLLSRFMGDFHVVTIVITWIAFSEINLHNHDLWTADKFPFRYANTMAKMHHNHHARFTGGNFATISLFYDWLFGTLDYGDKPRKAGSVKRRRKAQVSPQNGAS from the coding sequence ATGAACGGATTTTCTTTCGACGCGATCGCTGCCGATTACCATTGGCAGCTTTCGCTGATCACCTTGGTGTCGATCTTCGTGGTGAATTTCATCGCCAAGAAGATCGCGGTAGCGCTGGTGCCGACGCTGCGCGAGGCGCGGGCCGCCAATCATGAAGCCTATGCGACGAAGATGCAGAAGGCCTCCTATGCGGCCAACCAGAAATGGAACCGCAAATGGGGCGTCGTCTTCTTCGCGGTGATCTTCGGGCTGATCATTCCCTTCTGCGTCACTGTCGAAGCACAGCCCTGGTGGCGCTATCTGGTCGACATGTTCGTCATCCTGATGGTGTACGACTTCTTCTACTATCTCGCCCATCGATTCCTCTTCCACGATGAAGGCTTTTTCGGCGGGCCGCTGCTGTGGGTGCATGCCGTGCATCACCGCCAGCACAATCCCTGCCGCGGCGATTCGAGCTTCATCCATCCGATCGAAGTGGCGCTCGGTCTGTCTCTCTATGTCGGCACGGTGTTCCTGCTGTCGCGCTTCATGGGCGACTTCCATGTCGTGACGATCGTGATCACCTGGATCGCCTTTTCGGAGATCAATCTGCACAATCACGATCTGTGGACCGCGGACAAATTCCCGTTCCGCTATGCGAACACGATGGCGAAGATGCATCACAACCATCATGCCCGCTTCACCGGGGGCAATTTCGCCACGATATCGCTGTTCTACGACTGGCTGTTCGGCACGCTCGACTATGGCGACAAGCCGCGCAAGGCCGGCAGCGTGAAACGCCGCCGCAAGGCGCAGGTCAGTCCTCAGAACGGCGCTTCCTGA
- a CDS encoding dihydroorotase, with protein MASVDLKLSGGRVHLPAGPVDCDIGVRDGRIVALGNVGDAGETIDCTGLDILPGVIDSQVHFREPGLEHKEDLESGSRSAVLGGVTAVFEMPNTNPNTDSEAAVADKLARARGRMWCDHAFYVGATAENADMLGELERLPGTAGVKIFMGASTGNLLVSEDRELARVLRSGHRRVAVHCEDEARMQERAGERVADDPSSHPVWRDDESAIRATRRILGLAQEARRRVHVLHVTTPAELELLAAHKDVATCEVTPQHLTLAAEDAYPALGSHAQMNPPIRSAAHRDGLWHWMTQGVPDVIGSDHAPHTREEKAQPYPKSPSGMPGVQTLLPLMLNHVAEGRLTLQRLIDLTSAGPQRVFGLVRKGRIAAGYDADFTVVDLKAKWTIEESWLASRCGWSPFTGMALTGKPVGTIIRGNRVMWQGDLAESAVGEPVRFESVVYG; from the coding sequence ATGGCGAGCGTGGATCTGAAGCTGAGCGGTGGCCGAGTTCATCTGCCCGCGGGGCCGGTCGACTGCGATATCGGCGTGCGAGACGGGCGCATCGTCGCACTTGGCAATGTTGGCGATGCCGGCGAAACAATCGACTGCACCGGGCTCGACATCCTGCCCGGCGTCATCGACAGCCAGGTGCATTTCCGCGAGCCGGGTCTGGAGCACAAGGAAGACCTGGAAAGCGGCAGCCGATCGGCGGTGCTCGGCGGCGTCACTGCGGTTTTCGAAATGCCCAACACCAATCCCAACACCGACAGCGAAGCGGCGGTGGCCGACAAGCTCGCGCGGGCGCGCGGGCGGATGTGGTGCGATCATGCCTTTTATGTCGGCGCTACCGCCGAAAACGCCGATATGCTGGGCGAGCTCGAGCGGCTTCCCGGAACGGCCGGGGTAAAGATCTTCATGGGCGCTTCGACGGGCAATCTGCTCGTCTCGGAAGATCGGGAATTGGCGCGCGTATTGCGGTCGGGCCATCGTCGCGTGGCAGTGCATTGCGAAGACGAGGCGCGAATGCAGGAACGGGCCGGCGAACGCGTCGCTGACGACCCTTCCTCCCATCCGGTCTGGCGCGACGACGAAAGTGCGATCCGCGCGACGCGGCGGATTTTGGGGCTGGCGCAGGAGGCGCGGCGTCGGGTTCACGTGCTGCATGTGACGACGCCCGCCGAACTCGAATTGCTCGCCGCGCACAAGGATGTCGCGACGTGCGAAGTCACGCCACAGCACCTGACGCTGGCGGCCGAGGACGCCTATCCCGCGCTTGGTTCGCATGCGCAGATGAATCCGCCGATCCGATCGGCGGCGCATCGCGACGGGCTGTGGCACTGGATGACACAGGGTGTGCCCGATGTGATCGGTTCCGATCACGCCCCGCATACGCGCGAGGAAAAGGCGCAACCCTATCCCAAGAGCCCCAGCGGCATGCCCGGCGTCCAGACGCTGCTGCCGTTGATGCTCAATCATGTCGCCGAAGGGCGGCTCACGCTGCAGCGGCTGATCGATCTCACCAGCGCCGGGCCGCAGCGCGTTTTCGGGCTGGTGCGCAAGGGGCGGATCGCAGCCGGTTATGACGCCGATTTCACGGTCGTGGATCTCAAGGCGAAATGGACGATCGAGGAAAGCTGGCTGGCCTCGCGCTGCGGCTGGTCGCCCTTCACCGGCATGGCGCTGACCGGTAAGCCGGTCGGCACGATCATCCGCGGCAATCGCGTGATGTGGCAGGGCGACCTGGCCGAAAGCGCGGTGGGCGAACCTGTGCGATTCGAATCGGTCGTCTACGGCTGA
- a CDS encoding DUF1134 domain-containing protein produces the protein MASFYRIIIAAAAALAFSAAPAVAQDIQTIDPNSQIDADLYPPQDSNQNQQDGHADDPYDPYATPSPTPTQSSGGYVQPEYPASQGAQVPAEDSTTYKRDDLIGAAEGVFGQGAEGLAGIIEDILRDQGEPNGYIAGREASGAFIVGLRYGSGTLFHKVEGQRPVYWTGPSVGFDVGGDANKVFVLVYNLYDTQDLYKRFPGGEGRVYFVGGFSATYMRSGDVVLIPVRLGVGWRLGANVGYMKFTEKQRWLPF, from the coding sequence ATGGCCAGCTTTTATCGGATCATCATCGCCGCGGCGGCGGCACTGGCATTCTCGGCGGCTCCGGCCGTCGCGCAGGATATCCAGACGATCGATCCCAACAGCCAGATCGACGCCGATCTGTACCCGCCGCAGGATTCGAACCAGAATCAGCAGGACGGCCATGCCGATGATCCCTACGATCCCTATGCGACGCCCAGCCCCACGCCGACGCAAAGCAGCGGCGGCTATGTCCAGCCCGAATATCCGGCCAGTCAGGGTGCCCAGGTCCCGGCCGAGGACAGCACCACCTACAAACGCGACGATCTGATCGGCGCGGCGGAAGGCGTGTTCGGCCAGGGGGCCGAAGGCCTTGCCGGGATCATCGAAGACATATTGCGCGATCAGGGCGAGCCGAACGGTTATATCGCCGGACGCGAGGCGAGCGGGGCGTTCATCGTCGGGCTGCGCTACGGGTCGGGAACGCTGTTCCACAAGGTCGAGGGGCAGCGCCCGGTCTATTGGACGGGGCCGTCGGTAGGCTTCGATGTCGGGGGCGATGCCAACAAGGTGTTCGTGCTCGTCTACAATCTCTACGACACCCAGGATCTCTACAAGCGCTTCCCCGGCGGTGAGGGCCGCGTCTATTTCGTCGGCGGGTTTTCGGCGACCTATATGCGCAGCGGCGACGTAGTGCTGATCCCGGTGCGGCTCGGCGTCGGCTGGCGGCTGGGCGCCAATGTCGGCTATATGAAATTCACCGAGAAGCAGCGCTGGCTGCCCTTCTGA
- a CDS encoding OmpA family protein, translating into MRKLAVTLALASTALSTPALARDDAWYVGVEGGVMLVEDIDFDINSAPQAGTVDHDYGWDVDAAVGYDFGAFRIETEVGYRRATVDSYSSTVSTPVYTAGGALASTNGGGTYNGAGGKTSALSFMVNGMFDFGDGPTTAFVGGGAGVARVSAEYALTNGGAFLDDSDTVFAYQGFAGVRQALSDNIDVTLKYRFFSTDKGNFVDIVGREFEGRFRSHSILGGLTYNFGAPAPTPTPTPTPTPTPVYTPTPTPTPTPTVVCTPGPYIVFFDWDESDITPEAANILNNAISNYRNCGNAQVMLAGHADRSGPASYNVGLSQRRADSVKAYLTARGIPTGVITTEAFGESQPRVPTADGVRELQNRRVEIKYGPGSGM; encoded by the coding sequence ATGCGGAAGCTTGCCGTCACACTGGCACTCGCGTCGACCGCGCTCAGCACTCCCGCCCTGGCCCGCGACGACGCGTGGTACGTGGGTGTGGAAGGCGGCGTGATGCTCGTCGAAGACATCGATTTTGACATCAATTCCGCGCCGCAGGCCGGAACCGTCGATCACGACTATGGCTGGGATGTGGATGCCGCTGTCGGTTACGACTTCGGCGCGTTCCGCATCGAAACCGAGGTCGGCTATCGCCGTGCCACGGTCGACAGCTATTCCTCGACGGTCAGCACGCCGGTCTACACCGCTGGCGGCGCCCTGGCTTCGACCAACGGCGGCGGCACCTATAACGGTGCGGGCGGCAAGACCTCGGCGCTCAGCTTCATGGTCAACGGCATGTTCGACTTCGGCGACGGTCCGACGACCGCGTTCGTCGGCGGCGGTGCCGGTGTCGCGCGCGTCAGCGCTGAATATGCGCTGACCAACGGCGGTGCGTTCCTGGACGATTCGGACACGGTTTTCGCCTATCAGGGCTTCGCCGGTGTTCGTCAGGCGCTTTCGGACAACATCGACGTGACGCTGAAGTATCGCTTCTTCAGCACCGACAAGGGCAACTTTGTCGATATCGTCGGTCGTGAATTCGAAGGCCGGTTCCGCTCGCACAGCATCCTGGGCGGCCTGACCTACAATTTCGGTGCGCCGGCTCCAACGCCGACGCCGACGCCCACGCCGACGCCGACGCCGGTCTACACGCCGACCCCGACTCCGACGCCGACCCCGACTGTGGTCTGCACCCCGGGGCCGTACATCGTGTTCTTCGACTGGGATGAGTCGGACATCACGCCGGAAGCGGCCAACATCCTGAACAACGCGATCAGCAACTATCGCAACTGCGGCAACGCCCAGGTGATGCTTGCCGGTCACGCCGACCGTTCGGGCCCGGCCAGCTACAATGTCGGCCTGTCGCAGCGCCGCGCGGACTCGGTGAAGGCCTACCTCACCGCTCGCGGTATTCCGACGGGTGTGATCACCACCGAAGCGTTCGGCGAAAGCCAGCCGCGTGTCCCGACCGCGGACGGTGTGCGCGAGCTTCAGAACCGTCGCGTGGAAATCAAGTACGGCCCGGGTTCGGGTATGTAA
- the ygfZ gene encoding CAF17-like 4Fe-4S cluster assembly/insertion protein YgfZ: protein MSDTSPATLLADRALLRVSGEDVRGFLQGLVTQDMTLVTPETPQWAGLLSPQGKALFDFLIWEASDGTMLIDCESEQLDALARRLTLYRLRRPIEITPVDDIGVHWAANGTDGYADPRLARLGRRWLGTRDAAPATGWRAHRLGLGVTEGVAELGQDKTLWLECNARELNGVRFDKGCFIGQENTARMHYRGKVNRRLVVAPLGEESNRTRARYPELGLMVEHRRIDDLGNAHIPDWLAAALAVPQE, encoded by the coding sequence ATGTCCGATACCAGTCCAGCCACGCTGCTTGCCGACCGCGCCCTGCTTCGAGTGTCGGGGGAGGATGTTCGCGGATTTCTTCAGGGCCTTGTCACGCAGGACATGACGCTGGTGACGCCGGAAACGCCGCAATGGGCGGGGCTGCTTTCGCCGCAGGGCAAGGCGTTGTTCGATTTTCTCATCTGGGAAGCGAGCGACGGCACGATGCTGATCGATTGCGAGAGCGAACAGCTTGACGCGCTGGCGCGGCGCCTGACGCTCTATCGCCTTCGGCGCCCGATCGAGATCACGCCGGTCGACGATATCGGAGTCCATTGGGCCGCCAATGGCACGGACGGCTATGCCGATCCGCGTCTCGCCAGGCTGGGACGGCGCTGGCTGGGCACTCGCGATGCGGCGCCGGCGACGGGCTGGCGCGCGCATCGGCTTGGCCTCGGCGTTACCGAAGGCGTCGCGGAACTGGGGCAGGACAAGACGCTCTGGCTCGAATGCAATGCGCGCGAGCTCAACGGCGTACGGTTCGACAAGGGGTGTTTCATCGGCCAGGAAAATACCGCGCGGATGCACTATCGCGGCAAGGTGAACCGGCGTCTGGTGGTCGCCCCGCTGGGCGAAGAAAGCAACCGCACCCGGGCGCGCTATCCCGAGCTGGGCCTGATGGTCGAGCATCGGCGCATCGACGATCTCGGAAATGCGCACATTCCCGACTGGCTGGCTGCCGCGCTCGCAGTGCCGCAGGAATAG
- a CDS encoding amidohydrolase family protein, which produces MQKNDMIVISTDDHICEPPTLFDNQLSGELLESAPKLRVDPRGKNYWEYQGNIRPSVGLNAVVGRPFEEYGMEPTSLDQLRDGCWSVDARIDDMDVNGIAASMCFGNSIGFDGQTFHKAPDKKLALRHMQAYNDWHYDEWCMAYPGRFIPLGILPTWDAQAAVDEVHRLAKKGFHCVSMNENPTVQGLPSIHNPYWDPIYKAIVENDMTIALHIGSGNPAPHASEETPIEAWISTMPLSVAQGVSDWLQLEELHQYPDMRIIVSEGSIGWVPYLMERADFSNWRHKAWTKSRFQDIKPSELMKRHFAHCFLWDPYGLKNLSEIGEDNVTYEVDYPHSDALWPDAAELLWEQVKGLTDEQIDKVTHLNAIKWLRHDAMFEHNKREDLTVGACHARAKAKGVDTAPKSSGGAVPMTEDRPVTSGDVMQMFRDHAERRAKEMAEA; this is translated from the coding sequence ATGCAAAAGAATGACATGATCGTGATCAGCACCGACGATCACATTTGCGAACCGCCGACCCTGTTCGACAACCAGCTTTCGGGCGAACTGCTCGAAAGCGCGCCCAAGCTGCGCGTCGATCCGCGCGGCAAGAATTACTGGGAATATCAGGGCAATATCCGCCCGTCAGTCGGCCTCAACGCCGTCGTCGGCCGTCCGTTCGAGGAATATGGCATGGAGCCGACGTCGCTCGACCAGCTGCGCGACGGCTGCTGGAGCGTCGATGCGCGCATCGACGACATGGACGTCAACGGCATTGCCGCCTCGATGTGCTTCGGCAATTCGATCGGCTTCGACGGGCAGACCTTTCACAAGGCGCCCGACAAGAAGCTCGCGCTGCGCCACATGCAGGCCTATAACGACTGGCATTACGACGAATGGTGCATGGCCTATCCGGGCCGCTTCATCCCGCTCGGCATCCTGCCGACCTGGGACGCGCAAGCCGCCGTCGACGAAGTCCATCGCCTTGCGAAAAAGGGCTTTCACTGCGTCTCGATGAACGAGAACCCGACGGTGCAGGGCCTGCCGAGCATCCACAATCCCTATTGGGACCCGATCTACAAGGCGATCGTCGAGAACGACATGACGATCGCGCTGCACATCGGCTCCGGCAACCCGGCGCCGCACGCGTCGGAGGAAACCCCGATCGAGGCATGGATCTCCACCATGCCGCTCTCGGTCGCGCAGGGCGTGTCGGACTGGCTGCAGCTCGAGGAACTGCACCAATATCCCGACATGCGGATCATCGTCTCCGAAGGCTCGATCGGCTGGGTGCCGTATCTGATGGAACGCGCCGACTTCTCCAACTGGCGCCACAAGGCGTGGACCAAGTCGCGCTTCCAGGACATCAAGCCGAGCGAGCTGATGAAGCGCCACTTCGCGCATTGCTTCCTCTGGGACCCCTATGGCCTCAAGAACCTGAGCGAGATCGGCGAGGATAATGTCACCTATGAAGTCGATTATCCGCATTCGGACGCGCTGTGGCCCGACGCCGCCGAACTGCTCTGGGAGCAGGTCAAGGGTCTCACCGACGAGCAGATCGACAAGGTGACGCACCTCAACGCGATCAAGTGGCTGCGCCACGACGCGATGTTCGAGCACAACAAGCGCGAGGACCTGACCGTCGGCGCCTGCCATGCCCGCGCCAAGGCCAAGGGCGTCGACACCGCGCCGAAATCCTCGGGCGGCGCCGTGCCGATGACCGAGGATCGTCCGGTCACGTCGGGTGACGTGATGCAGATGTTCCGCGACCATGCGGAACGCCGCGCCAAGGAGATGGCGGAGGCCTGA